The sequence below is a genomic window from Sorangiineae bacterium MSr12523.
AGCTTCTCTTGGACGATGGGCGCCGTGAGAAGCGGCGGAAACCAGCGTTCGGGTCCGGCAAAGGTGACCGGCGATGCGCGCGGGCTCCACGCGGGATCGGTGAGGATGCGGTGCCCGTCGATTTCGACGAGCATCGAGGAGTGCCCCAGCCACGTGAGACGCAAACCGGACGGCGGGGAAGTCGCAAATCGGTCCGAGGGCACCGGGAGCGTTGGAATCGGCTGCGTGGGGCTGCGATAGGGGCTCGCGTGGGCCATGTTTCGGATGGTGAGCCACGCGTCGTTGTCCAGCGGCTGCGGGTTGGCGAAGTGCCCATTCTTCCAATGAGGAGAGCGCTCCATGCGCGCACGCCGGGCCCCCTCCGCGCGATGTCCAAAGGCCGTCCAACCCGCAACGACGGTCAGCGCCACCGCAAGGAGGACCAGCAGGCCAACCGCCCGCACGATGCGACGCCACCAGCTGCGCTTGCGCTGATTCATCCGGGCCGTACGGCCCTCATAGGCCTCATCAGCTCCGGAGTCCTCAGCCTGCGCCCCGCTCATTCGGAAGAGGTGCTACCACTTGGACAATGTTTGTCAAACCTGTCACACCTGTCACGTCTGGTCGTTCCGCTCCCGTAGACTCGGACGAGCACGACGATGAGCAGTGAAGCGCCGAGCAGGCCGGCGAGAATCGGCCACGCGCCAGGTTGCATTTTCCCCGAAGCATCGAACATCTGCCCGCCCAGAAAGCTGACGAGAAGAATCGGTGGCACGTAGCCGATGAGCGAACCCCAAACTTGGGTCCAGAACCCCACCTTCGAGACACCCAGGAAGGAGTGCAGCACCTGCGGCATCCAGAAGATCAAACGGAGGAGGACGACGCTCTGAAATGCGTTTCTCTCGAGCGCGTCATCGTACTTTCGAAACCGGGCGGGTATGCGCGCCGAGACCCAGTCCTTCGCCACGAAGCGCGCGAACGAGAAGCCGACGACGCTGGCCAACATCGTCCCGGTCATCGAGAGCACGAACGCCGTTTTCCACGGCCAGATGAGCGGCGCCGCGACGACGAAGACCGTCCCAGGGACGCCGAACGGCTGCAGAACTGCATAGGCAACGACGAACGCAAGATAACCCCACGGCCCCATCGCGACGAGCGTCCGGGCGAGGGTCTTCGGCTCGGAGACCTGCGCGAAGATGCCCAAATGATAGGCACTCGCAAGCGCAGCTATCACCAGGACAACGGCGCCCATCTTCGCGTAGCGCACCGTTATGCTCCTAGCCGATTGATGTCCTCGGACTCGAGTATGAATCGATCGGCCTGTCCTTCGACCACGCGCAACATGGCGCGTCCGAGCGTCTCCGACGTGGTGACCAAGGATGGCCAGAAGCGCATGAAGAGGGGGAAAATAGGCTTCAACAGGACGATTCCAGCCTGATAGAGCCACACGCGGCTCTTGATCCCCGCTCCGGGCCGTATGAAGCCCGGTCGGACCACGCCGGCATGTTGGAACGTCATCGATTGCAGCGCGCCCTCCACGCGCTGCCGCACGCGCGCCCACATCGCGTTCCCACCCGCGCCGGCGCCCGAGCAGTAGCAGAACGAAAGCTGGGGGTTGAGACGAAGGAGCGCGCGCGCCCAGGCAAGTGTCAGCTCCTCGGTCACCTTGGCGTAGGCCGCCTCGT
It includes:
- a CDS encoding VTT domain-containing protein, translating into MRYAKMGAVVLVIAALASAYHLGIFAQVSEPKTLARTLVAMGPWGYLAFVVAYAVLQPFGVPGTVFVVAAPLIWPWKTAFVLSMTGTMLASVVGFSFARFVAKDWVSARIPARFRKYDDALERNAFQSVVLLRLIFWMPQVLHSFLGVSKVGFWTQVWGSLIGYVPPILLVSFLGGQMFDASGKMQPGAWPILAGLLGASLLIVVLVRVYGSGTTRRDRCDRFDKHCPSGSTSSE